The Prevotella sp. oral taxon 299 str. F0039 genome has a segment encoding these proteins:
- a CDS encoding HU family DNA-binding protein: MSVVYRLTQDNRKESKTKGKWYARALHTGVIDIEGLANIMQANCTLKKSDILAVIAELVDVMRAQLQNSQKVVLDGLGSFKVGLKTKPADTSTDFTPQKNIVGARVLFRPTSYTTANRKRASFLLQGMSVKEATKYDVKKPKKARGGATSETAHA, from the coding sequence ATGTCAGTAGTTTATCGTTTAACACAAGACAATCGTAAAGAAAGTAAAACAAAAGGAAAGTGGTATGCACGAGCATTGCATACAGGGGTGATCGACATCGAAGGTCTTGCCAACATCATGCAAGCCAATTGTACGCTTAAAAAGAGTGATATCCTTGCGGTAATTGCCGAGTTGGTAGACGTGATGCGAGCTCAGTTGCAGAACTCTCAAAAGGTAGTATTAGATGGTTTAGGAAGCTTTAAGGTTGGACTTAAAACCAAGCCTGCTGACACTTCAACCGATTTTACTCCTCAAAAGAACATTGTTGGCGCACGAGTGCTCTTCCGTCCAACCAGCTACACCACAGCCAATCGCAAGCGTGCAAGTTTCTTACTTCAAGGTATGTCGGTGAAAGAGGCTACCAAATACGACGTGAAAAAGCCTAAAAAGGCTCGTGGTGGAGCAACAAGCGAGACTGCACATGCCTAA
- a CDS encoding D-Ala-D-Ala carboxypeptidase family metallohydrolase: protein MNRTINTIEKDFFLTPHFSLKEMTSSATATQLHITNCPNATQIARLKALCEHVLEPLRNRFGAIRITSGFRSERLNSALCANSLSQHTFGEAADIYVPNRERGLEMFHFICQHCTFDQLLLERKRKTPSFWLHVSYKSDRRYNRNMAVDLTDHYRDFK from the coding sequence ATGAATAGAACAATCAATACCATTGAAAAAGATTTCTTCTTAACACCTCATTTCTCATTAAAGGAAATGACCTCATCGGCAACTGCCACTCAACTGCACATCACCAACTGCCCCAATGCCACGCAAATTGCCCGACTAAAAGCTTTGTGCGAGCATGTTTTAGAACCGCTCCGAAATCGTTTTGGGGCAATAAGGATAACGAGTGGATTTAGAAGTGAGCGACTTAACAGTGCGCTTTGCGCCAACTCTTTGTCGCAACACACCTTTGGCGAGGCGGCAGACATCTATGTTCCGAACCGAGAAAGGGGCTTAGAAATGTTTCATTTTATATGCCAACACTGCACGTTCGACCAGTTGCTGTTGGAGAGAAAGCGCAAAACTCCGTCGTTTTGGCTACACGTTAGCTATAAAAGCGACCGACGCTATAATCGCAATATGGCGGTGGATCTAACGGATCACTATCGAGATTTTAAATAA
- a CDS encoding outer membrane beta-barrel protein — protein MNQLTKKRNILLLLFSLLAFCNLQAQTKQQVYVELLGASTTVGVHYDSRFGKNSHWGFRAGLAFTSTDNQDFMECDPLKTRGVTLPVGINYLIGKNKHFAELGLGVSFGSYQCTLRKEEKLFKKNLTGSFLFLDMGYRYQPAKGVSVRLGLNPGLALNYKETTKENDNTITRSAVIYPYVSIGLTL, from the coding sequence ATGAACCAGTTAACTAAGAAAAGAAACATCTTACTACTCCTCTTCTCACTACTTGCATTTTGCAATCTACAAGCCCAAACAAAACAACAAGTTTATGTAGAACTACTTGGTGCTTCCACCACCGTTGGTGTGCATTATGATAGTCGATTTGGTAAAAATAGCCACTGGGGATTTAGAGCAGGATTGGCTTTTACCAGCACCGACAATCAAGATTTTATGGAATGTGACCCCTTAAAAACACGAGGTGTTACCCTTCCTGTTGGCATCAACTATCTCATTGGCAAGAATAAGCATTTTGCAGAGCTCGGATTAGGCGTAAGTTTCGGAAGCTATCAATGCACCCTTAGAAAAGAAGAAAAGCTTTTTAAGAAGAACTTAACAGGCAGTTTCCTCTTTTTAGATATGGGTTATCGTTATCAACCCGCCAAAGGAGTGTCGGTTCGCTTAGGTCTTAACCCAGGATTGGCTCTCAACTACAAAGAAACAACAAAAGAAAACGACAACACTATTACTCGTTCAGCAGTAATCTATCCTTATGTAAGCATTGGATTAACCCTTTAA